From a single Mesorhizobium shangrilense genomic region:
- a CDS encoding response regulator — protein sequence MARILLVEDNEMNRDMLSRRLIRNGHEVTMAVDGEEAVTRAHSDLPDLVLMDIGLPGIDGCEATRRIRATERIAQLPIIALTAHAMTGDRDRALDAGCDDFDTKPVDIQRLLGKIDALLLPKR from the coding sequence ATGGCGCGGATACTGCTTGTCGAGGACAATGAGATGAATCGCGACATGCTCTCGCGGCGACTCATCCGAAACGGACATGAGGTGACCATGGCGGTCGATGGGGAGGAGGCGGTCACGCGGGCGCATAGCGATCTTCCCGACCTCGTGCTGATGGACATAGGCTTGCCAGGGATCGATGGTTGTGAGGCGACGCGGCGAATTCGAGCCACCGAACGGATCGCCCAGTTGCCGATTATAGCGCTGACGGCGCATGCCATGACTGGCGACCGGGATCGTGCTCTGGATGCGGGCTGCGACGACTTCGACACCAAACCCGTCGACATCCAGCGGCTTCTCGGAAAGATCGATGCACTCTTGCTCCCCAAAAGATAG
- a CDS encoding PP2C family protein-serine/threonine phosphatase, with product MNLSAARVLVVDDNLDNRDVLARRLRRLEITEVIQAEDGLEAMGCLRSGSFDLVLLDVMMPRMNGVEVLEAMKAEGHLEDTPVVMISAASELDTVVRCIELGAEDYLPKPFNPALLAARVKAVIEKKFLRAENKRQLERLERELAEAWVHQQSMLPTEFPVDLAVIDIHALIHPALEVGGDLYDVFEVKPGLICIAIGDVAGKGTAAALFMARTRSLLRAGTLQFQAISGRTPLPSDIASLVNEELCKNNSYSKFVTLFLGFLDLESGRLTFCNAGHVYPILAGSEGVKEIISTPDPALGVLDGLSFSDHALTIAVGDTFILTSDGLSDTLNGTLENFGTERILSEIDKVAGKATAVVVDAVVSAARAFANGAAQFDDITVLAIRRLR from the coding sequence GTGAACCTCTCCGCAGCGCGCGTCCTTGTCGTCGACGACAATCTCGACAATCGCGATGTGCTCGCCCGCCGTTTGCGCCGGCTCGAAATCACTGAGGTGATACAGGCGGAAGATGGCCTTGAGGCAATGGGATGCCTGCGGTCAGGATCGTTCGATCTGGTCCTTCTCGATGTGATGATGCCACGCATGAACGGCGTCGAAGTTCTGGAAGCGATGAAGGCCGAAGGCCATCTCGAGGATACGCCCGTGGTGATGATATCCGCGGCTTCCGAACTCGATACCGTGGTCCGCTGCATCGAGCTGGGCGCCGAGGACTATCTCCCAAAGCCGTTCAACCCCGCCCTGCTTGCCGCGCGGGTCAAGGCCGTGATTGAGAAGAAATTCCTCAGAGCCGAGAACAAGCGCCAACTCGAAAGGCTGGAGCGCGAGCTGGCGGAAGCATGGGTGCACCAGCAGTCCATGTTGCCGACTGAGTTTCCCGTCGACCTGGCCGTCATTGATATCCACGCGCTGATTCATCCAGCTCTCGAAGTGGGGGGAGATCTATACGACGTCTTCGAAGTCAAGCCGGGGCTTATCTGCATAGCCATCGGCGATGTCGCCGGCAAAGGTACCGCGGCGGCGCTGTTCATGGCCCGTACGCGAAGTCTGTTGCGAGCCGGCACGCTCCAGTTCCAGGCCATCTCAGGACGCACACCACTCCCGTCGGACATCGCATCGCTGGTCAACGAGGAATTGTGCAAGAACAACTCATACTCGAAATTCGTAACGCTGTTTCTTGGCTTTCTCGATCTCGAAAGCGGCAGGTTGACATTCTGCAACGCCGGCCATGTCTATCCCATTCTGGCCGGTAGCGAGGGCGTCAAGGAAATCATCAGCACGCCGGATCCCGCACTCGGGGTGCTCGACGGGTTGAGCTTTTCGGATCATGCGTTGACGATCGCAGTGGGCGACACCTTCATACTGACCTCCGACGGGCTTTCCGACACGCTCAATGGCACTCTGGAAAACTTCGGTACCGAACGGATTCTTTCGGAAATCGACAAGGTAGCCGGCAAAGCGACGGCGGTCGTCGTGGACGCCGTTGTTTCGGCGGCGCGCGCATTCGCCAACGGTGCGGCCCAGTTCGACGATATTACTGTGCTGGCAATTCGCCGCTTGCGCTGA